ttaaaaaagaataatgttacATTTACTCTCACTTGTTTGcacttatttttttcacatttatagGTGATTTTTAAACccataattaaattaattcaataaagattcatctcatatgaatttttaatttaatggtagttttaaaaCCACCTACGGATGTGGGAGAATGGGTGTAATTGTAAATAAGTGGAAGTAAGTAtaacattatttattaaaaaaaaaaagtttacattCAAAATAATTGAGTTCTTTTTAAGTTTCATAAAAGTTTTACAAATATAAATGAGCAATATTGATTGCCATAAGGAACACCTTCCAAGTTCCTTGAGTTTTTAGAACATATTAgagattgtgtttaaaaaagtagaacttttaaagtcaaaagtagcttttaattttaatatttttctaaaagtgcgttttaaacaagtcaaataagtacttttaatttttttttttttaccaaataaatagctttttaagctttctaactCAATTTAAGTTGTTTCACAAGATCGTGAAGATATTGCATGAATGCTAAGtcacattgattttttaatttacaaGGCTGAACTATATAAGCcactacaaaaaagaaaaaaaaaaaaatctaattataaCTTGGACTAAAGTTTTTTTAGTACAGTGCAAATGTGActacatttttcttgaattgtgACAATGGGCATTTCAACCTCAATAGGGATTTTAAAAAGAACTAAAGACACAAAAGAGACTTTGTGATGAAGTGATACAAAAAGGAAGCCTCTAGACCATAGAATTTATATGTTCCTACATATTCTATTCATAAATACTCGTTGCTTTTGAGCTTAACTTTATTGTTCGTGAAGTGACCTTATGATAggaacaaattaattatatcgtataaaataatatttgaagctttaaattattaaattcataattaaaaTGCAAAGAGTagtgaaatattaattaaataattaatttatcatcGACTTAacctttaaataattttatgagttaaatacattttagccccatgtggtttaacaattttctttttttctccttcggttttaatttgtatcacaaATAGAATTTGGGTAATGGCAAAAAACGAAGATAATACTTCCGTCTAAATTCCATCCAAAACTTGACGGAAAGCCACGTCAGCACCgttaaaaaattgacacgtgtccatatattaattaaaaatataaaattaaaatttttaaattttaaaaaattaaaaattataaattaaaaaaaagggtaaaggaGTACTGAGCTCATCCCTTTTCATCCTTAGATGAAGTTTGGCAATCCTAGTTTTGGCCATTATTAAAACCccagttgttttgttttttttaaattttaaaattttttataattttaaattttaaattaatatatagatacctgttaattttttaataatgctgatgtagtttttttatcaaattttgaataaaatttagatGAAGgtataatttcctttttttgccattaatcaaatatcatttatgatacaaattgaaactaaaaagacaaaaaataaaattgttaaattgtATAAGAggaaaggtatttaaccctaattttatttcaaatactTAACAATGATTTACGAGAAGGGAAGATAGGGTTCGATGTCCGAGGTTGAGTTCATCATAGAATGGTGGGCCACCTGGAGGTATGGCTCTTACGTTGCGTTATCATGTCCCCACGATGGAGGGGGGGTGGggactttttattttctcaaaaagctGAACAGAACTTTCAAGAAGAACATCATGATATTTacaaacttttgattttttcagcCAATGCACATCCACTCTCGATTTAATAAGATAGCTGACCAATCAAATCCGCGAAACACGTGTCGATCTCTCCTAGGATCTTAGATTAACTCTTTCACTGTTCTTAATCTTTGCGTGTCGACTTCTCACATGATTAAATCTTGTTGGAATAGTTTTTGGTATGACAAGACCGGTGATAAActacttacaaaataataaaaaaaaattattacggGAACGATCTCTTCTAGAATTATAAACACTTTGATACTTAAATTATCATAATATTTGGAATGAAGAAAAGGTAAGAAATTAGGGTTCATGTGGTGGGAGAGAGAAACTCTGAGCCGGAGACTTGGAGTATACATCTTGGGATGCATATCCCTCTTTATGGGAGATATGGGATAATTGTTATccatataattatgaaaaagataaaagtaTAGTAGGACCTATGGTGGATTTTATTCTCAAATCATTCTACATGATATCTCATAATTATCATGcaattaatatttgttaattaagagGGAATAAGAAATGATTTAGTAAAATAATTACTTAGAAAACTAGAAACTCGAATACGTCAATGAAACTGCATGCTTCAAATCCCATAAAATATGAACATAATTtactttaaatataattattcatttgaccgctttttttttgtttttttttttttcgtatttaCTAATTAAATGGTTAAGTTTAGTACTTTTTACAAACTAAATTTGTTAGAATAGTTGGTGAGTTAATATATAtcatagaagaaaaaattagtAATGATCAGAGACTTGTTGAAGAAGGAACGAGTTGCATCCAAGCAGCCCTAGTGGAAGGTAAGGAGCATGGTGTCGGCAGGGGCGGCCGGAATTACTAAAATTTGAGGTATGAGTgaactaaactaaaaagaaaatactttgaaaggtaagattttaattttaagaaaattatagaaataattaaaaaaaaaaaaaaaaaagatgcgcATTGAGATTTTGGGGCTTAACATAATTCCGCCCCGGCTATGGGAGCATAATGgcaaaattgcgtttttgagtCGAAAGATgcataaaagagtaatgctacaagtttttcttgtatttctctaaaaatgatgtgatttttaaaatcacaattgaacttgtgattaatcactattaaattttgatcaaatagtgatgttaaaagtcacattattttgtCCCAAAGCaatagctcaattggctgggaccacacctaatgaagcggaggtcactagttcgaatccccccctctctcttgtgcggacatgtaaacaaaaaaaaaaaaaagttccataATTTTTTAAGGAACATAAGAGAGACGGCATGAAATAACCAAATTCAATCAATCAAGGCATATTTCAGcatggataaagttttccttcaaactgggttagaggaattttctttaaacctagtctataaaagtggcacgtattcatttatttaataatatgtgagatgtacatgagttttttaataaaatttatttcagcTTTGtctctgctattaaaaaaacatgtgcatctcacatgtttaaggGATATATATCACTtctatagactaggttgaataaaatttctccaacccattttggagaaaaattttgtCATTTCAGCATCATAAACCAACCCCCccaacccaaataaaaaaaaataaaaaaatgtaaactttTAAACCATGGAAATGATCTGGGCATGCGGAAGATTCATATCCAAATAGAATTAAATTGTAAGAGGTCTTccaaataataatgaaagaatGTGATCATGTCAAAAGAAGATTTGATAGTGCTGTCGTGTCACACCAGCGTCATTCGCGCCACACAATTATATAGACCAATCGATCTCctaaattttcattcattttgcCTCATACTCGATTATTAAGTAGAAAAGTTTGCACATTTTGCGTGCACGGGCATATATGTAAGCATATGCATTTACATACACACGAAAGAGACCTGcgctatatatatgtatattttttatttgtcttatatatatatatatatatatatatatatatatatattttcaaattaaccaATAAGACTCACGTGTAAGTTCTACATATATAATGAATGTGAAAATCCAACCTATTTTGAAAGCCTCGAAGATTCTACATATATAGTGGCTACCTAGGAAAGCCTCGAAGCTTCTATGAAAAATTGAATATTCATGATATTAAGTTGGATTTATGTTTATTCGCTCTGCTCGTGGAGCGGCACacagagaaaaaagaatagtGTAATTGGATTAGAATCCATGATCACTTATTCCTACTTCTAGtgttttcacattttcaaattacaagcAATGAAGTGAGATctttaaaatgcacaattttaaagattgaatcacaattttaaaggttaaataacaatttaattaaatgcttaacttcatttttaaaaatcatattttcattaactagattttaaaatcattatttttttcaaactacacGATTTAAAACCGCTAAACCATACCGACACTAAAATCTTCTTTTGTGAGATGGAATtaagcattatatatatataataaagcaTTGTGTGTGCCCGCGCGTGTCTTGGTTAGCTTACCATATGGCATATGGTATACTATTAAAAGGTTTTCCCTAAGGTATACTTTAGGTTGTTTGGGGTTAAAGAAATGGGGAGAGGCAAAGTAGAGCTGAAGAGAATAGAGAACCCAACAAGTAGGCAGGTGACCTTCTCAAAGAGGAGAAATGGCCTTTTGAAGAAGGCTCTTGAATTGTCCATCTTATGCGATGCTGAAGTTGCACTCCTCATCTTCTCTCCCTCTGGAAAGGCTTATCAGTTTGCTAGCCATGAGTtagtcctctctctctctctctctctctctctctctctctctatatatatatatatatatatatatatatatattgtatgtaaaaaaagttttaattatttttgtatttgtgatatatatgcAGCATGCACAGAACCATTGGGAGGTTTCGCGATGAAAGAGGATTACCTCAATCAAGTGACCAACGCTCTAGATCAATGGAGGTATTTATTATCTGGGGCTtcttattataatttatatgtttcTGTTTGTGGTTGAAAGAGTAAATTCTTTGGAAACACCAAAAGTAGAAAAATTTCTCCAGGTGATTGAATGAAAGTGGAGATGTTAGAGTTATGTCACAGTTAATCTCGAACTTAAATACAGTGATCGACTAAGACTAcgtaccaatatatatatatatatataNNNNNNNNNNNNNNNNNNNNNNNNNNNNNNNNNNNNNNNNNNNNNNNNNNNNNNNNNNNNNNNNNNNNNNNNNNNNNNNNNNNNNNNNNNNNNNNNNNNNCTACAACATGTGGCGCCCACAATTAGCATATAACCGGGGGGGTCTAGAAAAATCAAGAACCCAACTGAATGAAGATGATAAATGATGATCTTAACATATACCATAATGTGAGGCAGGTTGTTGGGGTCGATGTCATCTCCCACCCTCTGAAGGATCGCAGCTAGAAGATCTGTCAAACTTTGGGCTTCTGAAGTCAAGCGACAACACAAAAACCCAATCAACCACCAAACATAAGTTCATTGCTATATTTGGTAAACAACTCATCAAGATAATCTCCTAATCGAAAGGCCCTACCCATTGTTCAAAAAACTAGATAACAAGTAACCAGTATCCTTCATCTAGACAACTATAGTGCTACCAGTGCAGTTTACTAGCTTCACAAtcacaaaataaacaaaacatataATGGTGGACTGCTAAGTTCAGAAATCAGGCCAAACAAAGAGCTAAGTGAGTCACCCAGATGGATTAAATAAGGAGCTACATGTATTGAGAACGGAATACCACAAATTACAGACATTTTATGAGTGCCATATGTGATAAGCAGAAAAAGTAGCATACCACAAGTAAACCTGTGCATCCTGCCCTTCTTATCTTCAATCTTAAAAGCAAATGTATTAGACAGTTTTGTTAAAGGATAGGAAATCGATCTTGCTGTCTCCGTTGCATCTGAAGCCAATTTTAAGGAACCTTCACTGAAACATCACAAATATTTGTAAATACATATTAATGGCAAAGTCAGAAAAATACTATATTGTGTCACCAATGAATATAAATAACCTTTGAgtatcctcatcatcatcattggcACTTAAGGCCATGGCAGAATCCCAGAACTTTTGCATCATAGTGTTCGTGGCTTCATTACTTATGCCAGCAGTATTTCCAGCCTAGTTAGTGAAGGAAATGATGAGACCATATTATCCTCCAAAACCATAACATTTTGAAGGTcgaataataaagaaaaaatcatatgcTTCTCCAAAACGAAAATCTCCATTGCAAATTTTGGTATATATTTTTGCCAAGTAATTTTCTACAGGTGCCTACTAACTCATGTCTTCTGCATACAATGATTAAACATCACCTAGGGAGGGGGGATGGGGGAGGAacaggtgttttgtttttcattacTTTATGAATTTCTTAATCACCCAAGTCAGAAATTAGATGAGGCAACTGAAGAATGGGGTATT
This genomic interval from Corylus avellana chromosome ca3, CavTom2PMs-1.0 contains the following:
- the LOC132173436 gene encoding MADS-box transcription factor 50-like: MGRGKVELKRIENPTSRQVTFSKRRNGLLKKALELSILCDAEVALLIFSPSGKAYQFASHDMHRTIGRFRDERGLPQSSDQRSRSMESKFFGNTKSRKISPGD